From one Coffea eugenioides isolate CCC68of chromosome 11, Ceug_1.0, whole genome shotgun sequence genomic stretch:
- the LOC113752324 gene encoding uncharacterized protein LOC113752324, translating into MANTQTLRELATPDLTHQPLCITFPTLAENTSFELKSGLIQLLPSFHGLSGEEPHKHVKEFEIVCSSMKPPGVTEEQIRLRAFPFSLKDAAKDCLRKEICSIKQYSGESLYDFWERFNKLCARCPQHQISEQLLIQYFYEGLQSTDRSIIDAASGGALANKTPREAWDLIEAMAENSQQFGFRESNPTRRVNEAETSSIQQQLSKLTSAVRQLAMRDTPRAKVCGICTSMDHCTDSCPILQEDGAEQVNMAGGVPAPRRQYDPYSNTYNPGWRDHPNLSYGNRQQGSFPNRPPGFHQPWQPKSQPSSSNSGSSLEDLVKSLATTTTQLHQEIKADKKDQEARISQLATAINRLESHVYGKLPSQPEVNPKNVSAMTLRSGKELEGLEKTIKVEREKEILDVFRKVQVNIPLLDVIKQVPKYAKFLKDLCVNKRKLRGDERVIVGENVSAVLQRKLPPKCGDPGPLKETGIIIQLTDRTCAYPDGIIEDVLVQSVFAIYATNPSVQEFSKFACRGKFKVAANKSYRMKAIHELKMERKFREKVALNGHVDPGGRPPITRKIQLHPD; encoded by the exons ATGGCCAACACCCAGACATTAAGGGAGCTGGCTACCCCAGACCTGACTCATCAGCCCTTGTGCATCACGTTCCCAACTCTGGCTGAAAATACCTCTTTCGAGCTGAAATCGGGGTTGATTCAGCTCCTGCCTTCGTTCCATGGTCTCTCTGGCGAAGAACCCCACAAACATGTCAAGGAATTCGAAATAGTTTGCTCTAGCATGAAGCCTCCTGGGGTCACTGAGGAGCAAATAAGACTGAGAGCCTTCCCCttctctctcaaggatgcaGCGAAGGATTG TTTGAGGAAGGAGATTTGCAGCATCAAGCAGTACTCCGGGGAGTCATTGTACGATTTTTGGGAAAGGTTCAACAAGTTGTGCGCTAGATGCCCACAGCATCAGATTAGTGAACAACTGTTGATCCAGTACTTCTATGAGGGACTCCAGTCAACTGACAGGAGTATTATTGACGCTGCGAGTGGAGGAGCCCTGGCGAACAAGACACCGAGGGAAGCATGGGACCTTATTGAAGCCATGGCAGAAAACTCTCAGCAGTTCGGCTTCCGTGAGAGCAATCCTACCCGCAGAGTCAATGAGGCAGAGACGTCATCCATCCAGCAGCAACTGTCAAAGTTGACGTCTGCTGTCAGGCAATTGGCCATGAGAGACACACCGCGAGCGAAGGTGTGTGGAATCTGTACTAGCATGGACCATTGCACGGATTCGTGCCCCATTCTGCAAGAGGACGGGGCGGAACAGGTAAATATGGccggaggcgtgcccgcgccccGCAGGCAGTATGACCCGTATTCCAACACATACAACCCCGGTTGGAGAGACCATCCCAATCTAAGTTATGGGAACAGGCAACAAGGTTCATTCCCGaatcgtccaccaggattccaccagccttggcaaccaaaatctcaaccctCATCCTCCAATTCAGGAAGCTCCTTGGAAGACCTAGTCAAAAGCCTGGCCACAACTACTACTCAGCTTCATCAGGAGATCAAAGCGGACAAGAAGGACCAAGAAGCTCGGATAAGCCAACTGGCAACCGCTATTAACCGTTTGGAGTCCCACGTTTATGGGAAACTGCCATCGCAGCCCGAGGTGAATCCCAAGAATGTAAGTGCTATGACgctgaggagtggcaaggagcTGGAAGG GCTGGAGAAGACAATAAAGgtagaaagggaaaaagaaatcctGGATGTGTTCCGcaaagttcaagtaaacatcCCCCTATTGGACGTGATCAAGCAGGTACCCAAATACgcaaagttcttaaaagacttgtgcgttaacaaaagaaagctaaggggTGATGAGAGAGTGattgtaggagagaatgtatcaGCTGTACTTCAAAGGAAACTTCCACCCAAATGCggggatccag GACCATTAAAAGAAAcggggataataattcaattgacTGATCGTACATGTGCTTATCCGGATGGGATAAttgaggatgttttagtgcaa TCTGTGTTTGCTATCTATGCCACTAATCCCTCTGTACAagaattttctaagtttgctTGTAGGGGTAAATTCAAGGTTGCTGCGAACAAGTCCTATAGGATGAAAGCAATTCATGAGttgaaaatggagagaaaatttaGGGAAAAGGTTGCACTCAATGGCCACGTGGATCCCGGAGGAAGGCcaccaattacaagaaaaattcAATTACATCCAGACTAA